One Glandiceps talaboti chromosome 20, keGlaTala1.1, whole genome shotgun sequence genomic region harbors:
- the LOC144450623 gene encoding solute carrier family 23 member 2-like, translated as MDFKANDIDLNEVKDPDESLTIAVNTGEEDFQDQVQDDVKRKEMELKYAVDDNPPWYECIGFGFQQSLVEISGYLLMPFLLMSILCVPDEDKGLLFSHLFSAMCFAGAVGTFLQCTFGTRLPIVQGNAFSYFVPAVVIMNLPQWKCTLPEPGLVNGTRNSSNSDVTSSDRINELQGAILVAGLFQTLLGLSGFFGFLLRFIGPLTVAPTICVLGLAMSSSAMNDSSKHWGIAFMTLALLFLFSQYLSKINVPYPTFSKRTGCIRGYSRIFALYSILFAICISWFFCYILTLTNVFTDDKTDPAFGARTDRNTISSDDLPWIWFPLPFRWGSPTFSVGAVVGMCCGVLVSTIESIGDYYAVAKLSGAPSPPSHAVNRGVFTEGFACIIAGMWGSLGLTSYSQNIGAIAITRVGSRRVFQCTSLITFSFALSGKFAAILSSIPAPVFGAILWVNSGMIFAVGAANLQYVNMNIPRNLSIFGVAIVTGVIIPEYFKENADTIDTGVSEIDQILSVLLTTKMFIAGITGFILDNTIPGTREVRGLMAWNPKCRQGKDHMQGSLSLYDLPCCMSYMKRWRWTRYLPLCPTFGTKHEAEIS; from the exons ATGGACTTCAAAGCTAATGACATTGATTTGAATGAGGTCAAGGACCCGGATGAGAGCTTGACCATTGCAGTGAACACTGGAGAAGAAGATTTTCAAGATCAAGTCCAAGATGAcgtaaaaagaaaagaaatggaattgaagtatgcagtagATGATAACCCACCCTGGTATGAATGTATCGGGTTTGGATTTCAG CAAAGTTTGGTAGAAATAAGCGGATATCTTTTAATGCCGTTCCTTTTGATGAGTATACTATGTGTACCGGATGAAGACAAAGGACTTTTGTTCAGCCATCTCTTCAGTGCCATGTGTTTTGCTGGAGCCGTGGGAACATTTCTTCAGTGTACGTTTGGTACAAG ATTACCAATCGTACAGGGTAATGCCTTTTCCTACTTTGTACCAGCTGTGGTTATTATGAATCTACCACAGTGGAAATGTACATTGCCAG AGCCTGGCTTAGTGAACGGAACTAGAAATTCTTCAAACTCAGACGTTACGTCATCGGACAGAATTAATGAG CTGCAAGGAGCCATTCTAGTGGCAGGCTTGTTTCAAACTCTTCTCGGACTTAGTGGATTCTTTGGTTTTCTACTGCGATTCATCGGACCTTTAACAGTGGCACCTACTATTTGTGTGCTTGGCTTGGCCATGTCCTCGTCAGCTATGAATGATTCCAGTAAACATTGGGGTATTGCCTTTAT GACACTGGCTTTGCTGTTTTTATTCAGCCAATATTTAAGTAAAATAAATGTTCCATACCCTACGTTCAGTAAACGCACTGGTTGCATTAGAGGTTACTCCAGGATATTTGCTCTCTATTCG ATACTCTTTGCGATATGCATCTCGTGGttcttttgttatattttaactTTAACGAATGTTTTTACGGACGATAAAACTGATCCGGCGTTTGGAGCCAGAACTGACAGGAACACAATCTCATCGGATGACCTTCCATGGATATGGTTCCCTCTTCCAT TCAGGTGGGGTTCACCAACATTTAGTGTTGGTGCTGTAGTTGGTATGTGTTGTGGTGTACTTGTCTCAACCATAGAGTCCATTGGTGATTATTATGCAGTTGCTAAACTAAGTGGcgcaccatcaccaccatcccATGCTGTCAATCGCGGTGTTTTTACAGAAGGATTTGCTTGCATAATAGCTGGCATGTGGGGTTCACTGGGACTTACGTCATACTCTCAAAATATCGGTGCCATTGCCATAACCAGG GTCGGCAGTCGACGTGTATTTCAGTGTACAAGTCTAATAAcattctcatttgcattgtcTGGTAAATTTGCCGCCATTTTGTCATCCATACCGGCGCCAGTGTTTGGGGCAATTTTGTGGGTCAACTCTG GCATGATCTTTGCAGTCGGTGCAGCGAATCTACAatatgtgaatatgaatattcCGAGGAATTTAAGTATTTTTGGGGTTGCCATTGTGACTGGTGTGATCATACCTGAGTATTTCAAGGAAAATGCTGACACCATAGACACAG GTGTCTCTGAGATTGACCAAATCCTTTCTGTGTTATTGACTACGAAAATGTTCATCGCTGGCATCACAGGTTTTATTTTGGACAACACAATACCAG GTACACGTGAAGTACGGGGATTAATGGCATGGAATCCAAAATGTCGACAAGGAAAAGACCATATGCAGGGATCACTTTCTCTCTACGATCTTCCTTGCTGTATGTCTTACATGAAACGATGGAGGTGGACTCGATATCTACCACTTTGCCCAACCTTTGGTACAAAACATGAAGCCGAGATTTCATAA
- the LOC144451062 gene encoding uncharacterized protein LOC144451062, with protein sequence MKCVALFVVVAISLHIVESAVVKYSSIGCFKDTSNRAIPTLEGSDARLDGSSYTARQNALEKCAAVAADRGFDCFAVQNGGWCASSPIACRTYDKYGSSSACGIDGEGGPYANNVYRINCKRQYKSIGCYKDTSNRAIATLEGTDPRLNGAYSSRANPIEKCAQVANDLGYDYFAVQNGGWCASSADAENTFDKYGHYNSCKTDGEGGGWGNEVYKLI encoded by the exons ATGAAGTGTGTTGCCTTGTTTGTCGTGGTTGCCATATCCCTACACATTGTCGAATCAGCTGTTGTCA AATACAGCTCAATTGGTTGTTTTAAAGATACTTCCAATCGTGCTATCCCGACATTGGAAGGTTCTGATGCAAGACTCGACGGCTCAAGCTACACGGCCCGTCAAAATGCTTTAGAGAAGTGTGCTGCCGTAGCAGCTGACAGGGGATTCGATTGCTTTGCTGTCCAAAATGGCGGATGGTGTGCATCTAGTCCCATCGCATGTAGAACCTATGACAAGTATGGGTCATCGAGTGCATGTGGAATTGATGGTGAAGGTGGTCCATATGCCAATaatgtttacagaataaattGCAAACG TCAATACAAGTCCATCGGCTGCTACAAAGACACATCAAACAGAGCCATAGCGACATTGGAAGGTACAGACCCAAGATTAAATGGTGCATACTCGTCACGTGCTAACCCAATTGAGAAATGTGCACAAGTGGCCAATGACCTCGGCTATGACTATTTCGCTGTTCAAAATGGCGGCTGGTGCGCATCAAGTGCTGATGCTGAAAACACCTTTGACAAGTATGGTCACTACAACAGCTGTAAAACTGACGGTGAAGGTGGTGGATGGGGAAACGAGGTTTATAAATTAATATA A